One window of Hippoglossus stenolepis isolate QCI-W04-F060 chromosome 1, HSTE1.2, whole genome shotgun sequence genomic DNA carries:
- the adgrg1 gene encoding adhesion G-protein coupled receptor G1 isoform X2, producing the protein MESRLTDSLRVVFILTILLATGSSENDQGLTFCGTWRHGKHLLHLSYNLSPGCKGISISANKSSLSVEGQITAQCRRSDVIDLKQFGLDSEEQSDFCLYWEPLLDQLKLQIGGKNLTLCRPTSLQGTCCTDLSLGPKQPEADYGIVNGRIQTDIITEKTRIAFKFNGRPISCKELCNQARGGSTQVNMIEDNAEDPCASSFEVEMNDDFRGYNVTSPVTKGVFQESTATVHLPSALKQAVKTTTKVVCTFFRNNTQFQVGHKEVRILSEVVEITVENEIIIDLPEPIRIDFYHDAIPKMHSRKCVSWDTRKNPLQVSWLVDGCITQQRGAENTECLCNHLTYFSVLVQLEPRPVRHLLALTTITSLGCAVSLISCVALITFLCRKRRPKEQSKPIHLGLAVSLAALNLLFFFTGVLANVGGEGLCTWVGAALHYSLLSTFTWMGIEVFYTFWLVCMVLTKYTLPKPYIWNLVGFVLPAVPIVILAAVGDIYGMRELVPSDDVSNPYQMCWMKSNDKALLAHYFTTMTILVILVVLGIMMLFLIYWKIRHRVEWRQNRVAFLSIWGLSCLFGTSWGLTFLDFGPLSDLVLFLFCILNSFQGFFLMLRFYMLEWMSKQAGDSAQSSNSNGSTRQHMLKAPEKSEMD; encoded by the exons aTGGAGTCCCGGCTGACAGATAGTCTGAGGGTTGTGTTCATCTTGACCATCCTCCTCGCCACGG GCTCAAGTGAAAACGACCAGGGCTTGACATTTTGCGGCACCTGGCGTCATGGCAAACACTTGCTGCACCTGAGCTACAACCTCTCTCCAGGATGCAAGGGGATCTCCATCTCAGCCAATAAGAGCTCTCTGTCTGTCGAAGGGCAGATCACAGCCCAGTGTCGGCGGTCTGATGTGATTGACCTCAAGCAGTTTGGACTCGATTCGGAAGAGCAAAGTGACTTCTGTCTGTACTGGGAACCATTGCTGGACCAGTTGAAGCTGCAG ATCGGAGGAAAAAACCTCACTCTGTGCAGGCCCACCAGCCTGCAGGGCACCTGCTGCACAGATCTGTCTCTGGGCCCCAAACAGCCCGAGGCCGACTACGGCATCGTCAATGGAAGAATCCAAACAGACATCATCACCGAGAAAACGCGCATCGCCTTCAAGTTCAATGGGAGGCCCATCAGCTGCA AAGAGTTATGTAATCAAGCGAGAGGCGGATCCACCCAAGTCAACAt GATTGAAGACAATGCTGAAGATCCTTGTGCTTCCAGCTTTGAGGTGGAGATGAACGATGATTTCAGAGGCTACAACGTCACATCTCCC GTCACTAAAGGTGTATTTCAAGAGTCCACCGCCACTGTCCATCTCCCCTCTGCTCTCAAACAAGCTGTGAAGACGACAACCAAAGTAGTCTGCACATTCTTCAGAAACAACACCCAATTCCAG gtggGTCACAAGGAGGTCAGGATTCTCAGTGAGGTGGTGGAAATTACCGTGGAGAACGAAATCATCATTGATCTGCCTGAGCCAATCAGGATTGACTTTTACCATGATGCCATACCT aaaatgcaTTCAAGGAAATGTGTTTCATGGGACACCAGGAAAA ATCCACTGCAGGTCAGCTGGTTGGTGGATGGGTGTAtaacacagcagagaggagcagagaacacAGAGTGTCTGTGTAATCACCTGACCTACTTCTCCGTACTGGTG CAACTGGAGCCTCGACCAGTGCGCCATCTCCTGGCCCTGACCACAATTACATCTCTGGGCTGTGCCGTGTCTTTGATCAGCTGTGTTGCTCTCATCACTTTTCTCTGCAGGAAGAG ACGACCGAAGGAGCAGTCCAAACCCATCCACCTGGGCTTAGCCGTGTCCCTCGCCGCCCTCAacctgctcttcttctttaCTGGGGTCCTGGCCAATGTGGGCGGGGAGGGTCTGTGCACCTGGGTGGGGGCGGCCCTCCACTATAGCCTgctcagcaccttcacctggaTGGGTATAGAAGTGTTCTACACATTCTGGTTGGTGTGCATGGTTTTAACCAAGTACACCTTACCAAAGCCCTACATATGGAACCTGGTCGGCTTCG TTCTCCCTGCTGTTCCTATTGTCATCCTGGCTGCAGTAGGTGACATTTATGGAATGAGAGAGTTGGTGCCAAGCGATGACGTCTCCAACCCTTATCAGAT gtgctggATGAAATCTAACGACAAGGCGTTGCTGGCTCACTATTTCACCACCATGACGATCCTGGTCATCCTGGTGGTGTTGGGCATCATGATGCTCTTCCTCATCTACTGGAAGATCCGTCACAGGGTTGAGTGGAGGCAGAACCGTGTGGCTTTTCTCAGTATCTGGGGCCTCAGCTGCCTCTTCGGAACATCTTGGGGTCTGACCTTCCTGGACTTTGGTCCCCTCTCTGACTTggttcttttcctcttctgcaTCCTCAACTCCTTTCAAG GCTTCTTTCTGATGCTGCGGTTCTACATGCTGGAGTGGATGAGTAAACAGGCTGGAGACTCTGCtcagagcagcaacagcaacgGATCGACCAGGcaacacatgctgaaggccCCGGAGAAGAGTGAAATGGACTGA
- the adgrg1 gene encoding adhesion G-protein coupled receptor G1 isoform X1, producing the protein MESRLTDSLRVVFILTILLATGSSENDQGLTFCGTWRHGKHLLHLSYNLSPGCKGISISANKSSLSVEGQITAQCRRSDVIDLKQFGLDSEEQSDFCLYWEPLLDQLKLQIGGKNLTLCRPTSLQGTCCTDLSLGPKQPEADYGIVNGRIQTDIITEKTRIAFKFNGRPISCKELCNQARGGSTQVNMIEDNAEDPCASSFEVEMNDDFRGYNVTSPVTKGVFQESTATVHLPSALKQAVKTTTKVVCTFFRNNTQFQVGHKEVRILSEVVEITVENEIIIDLPEPIRIDFYHDAIPKMHSRKCVSWDTRKNPLQVSWLVDGCITQQRGAENTECLCNHLTYFSVLVQLEPRPVRHLLALTTITSLGCAVSLISCVALITFLCRKSRRPKEQSKPIHLGLAVSLAALNLLFFFTGVLANVGGEGLCTWVGAALHYSLLSTFTWMGIEVFYTFWLVCMVLTKYTLPKPYIWNLVGFVLPAVPIVILAAVGDIYGMRELVPSDDVSNPYQMCWMKSNDKALLAHYFTTMTILVILVVLGIMMLFLIYWKIRHRVEWRQNRVAFLSIWGLSCLFGTSWGLTFLDFGPLSDLVLFLFCILNSFQGFFLMLRFYMLEWMSKQAGDSAQSSNSNGSTRQHMLKAPEKSEMD; encoded by the exons aTGGAGTCCCGGCTGACAGATAGTCTGAGGGTTGTGTTCATCTTGACCATCCTCCTCGCCACGG GCTCAAGTGAAAACGACCAGGGCTTGACATTTTGCGGCACCTGGCGTCATGGCAAACACTTGCTGCACCTGAGCTACAACCTCTCTCCAGGATGCAAGGGGATCTCCATCTCAGCCAATAAGAGCTCTCTGTCTGTCGAAGGGCAGATCACAGCCCAGTGTCGGCGGTCTGATGTGATTGACCTCAAGCAGTTTGGACTCGATTCGGAAGAGCAAAGTGACTTCTGTCTGTACTGGGAACCATTGCTGGACCAGTTGAAGCTGCAG ATCGGAGGAAAAAACCTCACTCTGTGCAGGCCCACCAGCCTGCAGGGCACCTGCTGCACAGATCTGTCTCTGGGCCCCAAACAGCCCGAGGCCGACTACGGCATCGTCAATGGAAGAATCCAAACAGACATCATCACCGAGAAAACGCGCATCGCCTTCAAGTTCAATGGGAGGCCCATCAGCTGCA AAGAGTTATGTAATCAAGCGAGAGGCGGATCCACCCAAGTCAACAt GATTGAAGACAATGCTGAAGATCCTTGTGCTTCCAGCTTTGAGGTGGAGATGAACGATGATTTCAGAGGCTACAACGTCACATCTCCC GTCACTAAAGGTGTATTTCAAGAGTCCACCGCCACTGTCCATCTCCCCTCTGCTCTCAAACAAGCTGTGAAGACGACAACCAAAGTAGTCTGCACATTCTTCAGAAACAACACCCAATTCCAG gtggGTCACAAGGAGGTCAGGATTCTCAGTGAGGTGGTGGAAATTACCGTGGAGAACGAAATCATCATTGATCTGCCTGAGCCAATCAGGATTGACTTTTACCATGATGCCATACCT aaaatgcaTTCAAGGAAATGTGTTTCATGGGACACCAGGAAAA ATCCACTGCAGGTCAGCTGGTTGGTGGATGGGTGTAtaacacagcagagaggagcagagaacacAGAGTGTCTGTGTAATCACCTGACCTACTTCTCCGTACTGGTG CAACTGGAGCCTCGACCAGTGCGCCATCTCCTGGCCCTGACCACAATTACATCTCTGGGCTGTGCCGTGTCTTTGATCAGCTGTGTTGCTCTCATCACTTTTCTCTGCAGGAAGAG CAGACGACCGAAGGAGCAGTCCAAACCCATCCACCTGGGCTTAGCCGTGTCCCTCGCCGCCCTCAacctgctcttcttctttaCTGGGGTCCTGGCCAATGTGGGCGGGGAGGGTCTGTGCACCTGGGTGGGGGCGGCCCTCCACTATAGCCTgctcagcaccttcacctggaTGGGTATAGAAGTGTTCTACACATTCTGGTTGGTGTGCATGGTTTTAACCAAGTACACCTTACCAAAGCCCTACATATGGAACCTGGTCGGCTTCG TTCTCCCTGCTGTTCCTATTGTCATCCTGGCTGCAGTAGGTGACATTTATGGAATGAGAGAGTTGGTGCCAAGCGATGACGTCTCCAACCCTTATCAGAT gtgctggATGAAATCTAACGACAAGGCGTTGCTGGCTCACTATTTCACCACCATGACGATCCTGGTCATCCTGGTGGTGTTGGGCATCATGATGCTCTTCCTCATCTACTGGAAGATCCGTCACAGGGTTGAGTGGAGGCAGAACCGTGTGGCTTTTCTCAGTATCTGGGGCCTCAGCTGCCTCTTCGGAACATCTTGGGGTCTGACCTTCCTGGACTTTGGTCCCCTCTCTGACTTggttcttttcctcttctgcaTCCTCAACTCCTTTCAAG GCTTCTTTCTGATGCTGCGGTTCTACATGCTGGAGTGGATGAGTAAACAGGCTGGAGACTCTGCtcagagcagcaacagcaacgGATCGACCAGGcaacacatgctgaaggccCCGGAGAAGAGTGAAATGGACTGA